The proteins below are encoded in one region of Acidobacteriota bacterium:
- a CDS encoding HU family DNA-binding protein has protein sequence MTKTELIKKLAEVTGLPQKDVRAVLEALTDSRPGKGIVSTQLRQGRKVIISGFGTFHVRERRARQARNPKTGGKVKVPKRVYPAFKPSKTFKDSLKG, from the coding sequence ATGACCAAGACCGAACTGATCAAGAAGCTCGCCGAGGTCACGGGCCTGCCTCAGAAGGACGTGCGGGCGGTGCTCGAGGCGCTCACGGACTCGAGGCCTGGAAAGGGGATCGTCAGCACCCAACTCCGTCAAGGCCGCAAGGTCATCATCTCCGGTTTCGGAACCTTCCATGTGCGCGAGCGGCGGGCCCGCCAGGCGAGAAACCCCAAGACCGGCGGCAAGGTCAAGGTCCCCAAGCGGGTCTACCCTGCTTTCAAGCCATCGAAGACCTTCAAAGACTCCCTGAAGGGCTGA